The following proteins are encoded in a genomic region of Gouania willdenowi chromosome 6, fGouWil2.1, whole genome shotgun sequence:
- the atp6v1e1a gene encoding V-type proton ATPase subunit E 1a, translating into MALSDNDVQKQIKHMMAFIEQEASEKVEEIDAKAEEEFNIEKGRLVQTQRVKIMEHYEKKEKQIEQHKKIKMSNLMNQARLNVLMARDGMITDLLNEARQRLAKIAEDPAQYSSLLEGLVLQGFYRLLEPKVTIRCREQDIETVQAAVDKNIAVYKEAVKSNLTVKIDRDRFLPPNICGGIEMYNENGKIKVSNTLESRLELMAQQMMPEIRASLFGANPNRKFLD; encoded by the exons ATGGCGCTCAGTGACAATGACGTTCAGAAGCAG atcAAACACATGATGGCCTTCATTGAGCAGGAAGCCAGTGAGAAAGTGGAGGAAATAGATGCCAAG GCAGAGGAAGAGTTCAACATTGAGAAAGGCCGTTTGGTCCAAACTCAGAGAGTCAAAATCATGGAGCACTATGAGAAGAAGGAAAAGCAAATTGAACAGCATAAGAAAAT CAAGATGTCCAACCTAATGAACCAAGCGAGGTTGAACGTTCTGATGGCTCGAGATGGCATGATTACG GATCTGTTAAATGAAGCACGTCAAAGACTTGCCAAAATTGCCGAAGACCCTGCTCAATACTCCAGCCTATTAGAGGGCCTGGTGCTTCAG GGATTTTATCGCCTGCTGGAGCCTAAAGTTACCATCCGCTGTCGGGAGCAGGACATAGAAACCGTACAG GCTGCAGTTGACAAGAACATTGCCGTCTACAAAGAAGCCGTAAAGAGCAACTTAACTGTTAAAATCGACCGGGATCGGTTTCTACCACCTAACAT CTGTGGAGGAATCGAAATGTACAACGAAAATGGAAAGATCAAGGTGTCCAACACTTTGGAGAGCAGGCTGGAGCTAATGGCACAACAG ATGATGCCTGAAATCAGGGCGAGCTTGTTTGGTGCCAATCCCAACCGCAAGTTCCTGGATTAA
- the slc25a18 gene encoding mitochondrial glutamate carrier 1 translates to MGEKKVSLPAKLINGGVAGLVGVTCVFPIDLAKTRLQNQQGVQVYKGMLDCLAKTIRSEGYFGCYRGAAVNLTLVTPEKAIKLAANDVFRQKLSKDGYLPLWGEILAGCGAGTCQVVVTTPMEMLKIQLQDAGRLAAQRSMPAPVQSPGSASSSVAPPPQAKSTPPQRPSATRITVKLLKTRGLAGLYRGAGATLMRDVPFSMIYFPLFANLNTLGRERTNMQAKAPFWQSFGAGCTAGSVAAVAVTPLDVIKTRLQTLQKGEGEDSYRGIIDCTRRIMMREGPSAFLKGATCRALVIAPLFGIAQGVYFLGVGECCSVC, encoded by the exons ATGGGGGAGAAGAAGGTTAG TCTCCCTGCTAAGCTGATTAATGGGGGCGTGGCAGGCCTGGTGGGTGTGACATGTGTATTTCCTATCGACCTGGCCAAGACCCGCCTACAGAACCAGCAGGGTGTCCAAGTCTACAAGGGAAT GCTAGACTGCCTGGCTAAAACAATCCGTTCAGAGGGATATTTTGGATGCTACAGAG GTGCTGCAGTGAACCTCACACTAGTTACGCCAGAGAAAGCTATTAAACTTGCTGCTAATGACGTGTTTCGACAGAAGCTCTCTAAGGATGG ATATTTGCCCCTGTGGGGAGAGATACTGGCTGGTTGTGGGGCAGGGACCTGTCAGGTAGTTGTTACAACTCCAATGGAGATGCTGAAAATCCAGCTTCAAGATGCAGGCAGACTTG ctgcacAAAGGTCTATGCCAGCTCCAGTTCAGTCTCCTGGTTCAGCATCTTCTTCAGTGGCGCCTCCCCCACAAGCTAAGTCAACCCCGCCACAACGTCCCTCAGCTACTCGCATCACTGTGAAACTACTGAAAACCCGGGGGCTGGCAGGCCTCTACAGAGGGGCAGGAGCCACCTTGATGAG AGATGTACCCTTCTCAATGATCTACTTCCCCTTGTTTGCCAACCTCAATACACTTGGCCGGGAAAGGACAAATATGCAGGCTAAGGCACCATTCTGGCAGTCTTTTGGTGCAGGTTGCACTGCTGGGTCAGTGGCAGCTGTGGCAGTGACTCCACTGGATG TAATAAAAACCCGTCTGCAGACGTTGCAAAAGGGAGAGGGTGAAGATTCATACAGGGGCATTATAGATTGCACCAG ACGCATCATGATGCGAGAGGGCCCGTCAGCATTTCTGAAGGGTGCGACGTGTCGAGCTTTGGTCATTGCTCCTCTCTTTGGCATTGCACAGGGTGTCTACTTCCTCGGAGTCGGGGAATGTTGCTCGGTTTGTTAG